The following proteins come from a genomic window of Sorghum bicolor cultivar BTx623 chromosome 3, Sorghum_bicolor_NCBIv3, whole genome shotgun sequence:
- the LOC8057561 gene encoding uncharacterized protein LOC8057561 isoform X1: MTISLLSFNSKLIVLLLLVAISMPLLEEARPLGTRCSYHHDDLGSSVLPLPQTAKGSTSDSDDAPTLLGNSGDASPSSPPDDALHRLSRRPSLSGGAGPLSASGPGVGGTRRPSAPPPPRGPKPPHWRSSAKGGPRHRPLVVLVHVSDVLQRVLDWLLLLLGSSSGAVHISDVVRGVQSNQMQSC, encoded by the exons ATGACGATTTCACTACTCTCTTTCAATTCCAAGCTTATTGTTCTCCTGCTCCTCGTGGCCATCTCCATGCCACTACTGGAGGAGGCTCGACCACTTGGTACAC GCTGTTCATACCACCACGATGACCTTGGCAGCTCGGTGTTGCCGTTACCTCAGACAGCCAAGGGATCCACGTCGGATTCAGACGACGCCCCAACCCTCCTTGGTAACAGCGGAGAcgcctcgccgtcgtcgccgccggaCGACGCGCTGCACCGGCTCTCTCGCCGGCCCAGTTTGAGCGGCGGCGCGGGGCCGCTCTCGGCTAGTGGGCCAGGAGTAGGCGGGACGCGCAGACCGTCTGCTCCCCCGCCGCCCCGTGGGCCGAAGCCGCCGCACTGGCGGAGTAGCGCGAAGGGCGGGCCCAGGCACAGGCCGCTGGTCGTTCTCGTTCATGTGTCGGACGTGCTCCAGAGGGTGCTTGACTGGCTGTTACTACTACTTGGTAGCAGCTCCGGTGCGGTTCATATCTCGGATGTTGTTCGAGGTGTGCAGTCGAACCAAATGCAGTCATGTTGA
- the LOC110434163 gene encoding mitogen-activated protein kinase kinase kinase A-like has translation MAAAAAVAVSGGHWRRLRTLGRGASGAVVSLASDAASGELFAVKSAGARDAATTLRREQALLAGLSSPHVVRCVGGGEGAEEGSYNLFLEYAPGGSLADEVARNGGSLEERAIRGYAADVLRALAYLHGRCSVVHGDVKARNVLIGADGRAKLADFGCARAFGSAGPIGGTPAFMAPEVARGEDQGPAADVWALGCTVIEMATGRAPWSDMGDDDVLAAVHRIGYTDAVPEVPFWLSADAEDFLACCFARDAADRWTAAQLLEHPFVAFADHDDKAPRRASPKSTLDAAFWESESESDDDDADEVSSGNASERIKSLASSPCGLPDWDSEDGWIDVLGEQQQQQQEVAEAACGAAVQVSRCAPGKVSSALAVPAGEMAVGGGGLPSDDELEADDVPFGGGDDVPAAADASVERQEKHYLSSHCHVVALSCQLVPCNLVINAIKLWVPTNFRCAALFDSPVMIPCSCLIFHRYTRDRPRSAPHATLARA, from the coding sequence atggcggcggcggcggcggttgccGTGAGCGGCGGGCACTGGAGGAGACTGCGGACGCTGGGCCGGGGCGCGTCGGGCGCCGTGGTGTCGCTGGCGTCGGACGCCGCGTCGGGGGAGCTGTTCGCGGTCAAGTCAGCCGGCGCGCGCGACGCGGCGACGACGCTGCGCCGGGAGCAGGCGTTGCTGGCGGGGCTGTCCTCGCCCCACGTCGTGCgctgcgtcggcggcggcgagggcgcGGAGGAAGGGTCGTACAACCTCTTCCTCGAGTACGCCCCAGGTGGCTCCCTCGCCGACGAGGTGGCCCGGAATGGGGGCTCGCTCGAGGAGCGCGCCATCCGTGGGTACGCGGCCGACGTGCTCCGCGCGCTGGCGTACCTCCATGGCCGATGCTCCGTTGTGCACGGCGACGTCAAGGCGCGGAACGTGCTGATCGGCGCCGACGGCCGCGCCAAGCTCGCGGACTTTGGGTGCGCGAGGGCGTTTGGCTCCGCGGGCCCGATCGGCGGCACGCCGGCGTTCATGGCGCCCGAGGTGGCACGCGGGGAGGACCAGGGCCCCGCCGCCGACGTCTGGGCGCTGGGATGCACGGTCATCGAGATGGCCACCGGCCGCGCCCCCTGGAGCGACATGGGTGACGACGACGTCCTCGCGGCGGTCCACCGGATCGGGTACACGGACGCCGTGCCGGAGGTGCCGTTCTGGCTGTCTGCGGACGCCGAGGATTTCTTGGCCTGCTGTTTCGCGCGAGACGCCGCCGACCGGTGGACCGCCGCGCAGCTCTTGGAGCACCCGTTCGTGGCATTTGCGGATCATGACGACAAGGCCCCGCGGCGGGCGTCTCCCAAGAGCACGCTGGACGCCGCATTCTGGGAGTCCGAGTCGGagtccgacgacgacgacgcggacGAGGTGTCGTCAGGGAATGCGTCGGAGAGGATCAAGTCACTGGCGTCCTCCCCCTGCGGCTTGCCCGACTGGGACAGCGAGGACGGGTGGATCGACGTGCTcggcgagcagcagcagcagcagcaagaggTGGCCGAGGCGGCTTGCGGCGCGGCGGTCCAGGTGTCGCGCTGCGCGCCAGGTAAAGTGTCCAGCGCCCTGGCGGTGCCAGCTGGGGAGATGgctgtcggcggcggcggcctccccAGTGATGATGAACTGGAAGCAGACGACGTGCCGTTCGGTGGTGGCGATGATGTTCCAGCAGCTGCGGATGCTTCAGTTGAGCGTCAGGAGAAACACTATTTGAGTTCGCACTGTCATGTAGTAGCACTCTCATGTCAGTTAGTGCCTTGTAATCTAGTCATTAATGCAATAAAGTTATGGGTTCCCACAAATTTTCGCTGTGCTGCTCTGTTCGATTCCCCCGTCATGATACCCTGCTcatgcctaattttccatcggtATACGCGAGACAGACCACGATCGGCACCACATGCAACACTCGCACGTGCGTAG
- the LOC8057561 gene encoding uncharacterized protein LOC8057561 isoform X2 has protein sequence MTISLLSFNSKLIVLLLLVAISMPLLEEARPLGCSYHHDDLGSSVLPLPQTAKGSTSDSDDAPTLLGNSGDASPSSPPDDALHRLSRRPSLSGGAGPLSASGPGVGGTRRPSAPPPPRGPKPPHWRSSAKGGPRHRPLVVLVHVSDVLQRVLDWLLLLLGSSSGAVHISDVVRGVQSNQMQSC, from the exons ATGACGATTTCACTACTCTCTTTCAATTCCAAGCTTATTGTTCTCCTGCTCCTCGTGGCCATCTCCATGCCACTACTGGAGGAGGCTCGACCACTTG GCTGTTCATACCACCACGATGACCTTGGCAGCTCGGTGTTGCCGTTACCTCAGACAGCCAAGGGATCCACGTCGGATTCAGACGACGCCCCAACCCTCCTTGGTAACAGCGGAGAcgcctcgccgtcgtcgccgccggaCGACGCGCTGCACCGGCTCTCTCGCCGGCCCAGTTTGAGCGGCGGCGCGGGGCCGCTCTCGGCTAGTGGGCCAGGAGTAGGCGGGACGCGCAGACCGTCTGCTCCCCCGCCGCCCCGTGGGCCGAAGCCGCCGCACTGGCGGAGTAGCGCGAAGGGCGGGCCCAGGCACAGGCCGCTGGTCGTTCTCGTTCATGTGTCGGACGTGCTCCAGAGGGTGCTTGACTGGCTGTTACTACTACTTGGTAGCAGCTCCGGTGCGGTTCATATCTCGGATGTTGTTCGAGGTGTGCAGTCGAACCAAATGCAGTCATGTTGA